A genomic window from Triticum urartu cultivar G1812 chromosome 7, Tu2.1, whole genome shotgun sequence includes:
- the LOC125525389 gene encoding codeine O-demethylase-like, with amino-acid sequence MADESWRLPNSVQQLAATVQEPPSRYLLREHEDLGGHLAGAELPELIPTIDLDLLSASNDAEEATKLRSALQSWGFFKVSNHGMETSLMDSVMTASREFFHLPHEEKKKCSNLIGGKHFQVEGYGNDQVKTQDQILDWSDRLHLRIEPEGGRNLAHWPTHPKSFRDDLHEYALRCKRIKGEILRAIAKLLELDEDCFVNQFNSNARTYARFNYVPPCPRPDLVLGVKPHTDFSVLTVLLMDKDVAGLQYLRDGTWYNVPAVCKHTLLINIGFAMEIMTNGIFTGPVHRVVTNADKERISVAMFYGVDPDQEIGPIAHLLSDEQPARYRKMKAKDLLVTQLEHFSQGRGARIADAFKI; translated from the exons ATGGCTGATGAGTCATGGAGGTTGCCAAACTCTGTGCAGCAACTGGCTGCAACCGTGCAAGAGCCGCCGAGCCGGTACTTGCTTAGAGAGCATGAAGATCTTGGCGGGCACCTGGCTGGTGCCGAGTTACCAGAGCTGATCCCAACCATAGATCTCGACCTACTATCTGCATCCAACGATGCAGAGGAAGCCACCAAGCTGCGATCTGCGTTGCAGAGCTGGGGATTCTTCAAG GTTTCTAACCATGGAATGGAGACCTCTTTGATGGATTCTGTGATGACTGCATCAAGGGAATTTTTTCACCTACCACATGAAGAGAAGAAAAAATGCAGTAACCTGATAGGCGGGAAACATTTCCAGGTAGAAGGGTATGGAAATGACCAGGTGAAAACTCAAGATCAGATTTTAGACTGGTCTGATCGTCTGCATCTTAGAATTGAGCCAGAGGGTGGGAGAAACCTTGCACATTGGCCAACACATCCCAAATCTTTCAG GGATGATCTGCACGAATACGCATTGAGATGCAAGAGAATCAAAGGCGAAATCCTTAGGGCAATAGCCAAGCTTTTGGAGCTTGATGAAGACTGCTTCGTTAATCAGTTTAACAGTAATGCACGCACTTATGCTAGATTCAACTACGTCCCGCCGTGTCCAAGACCTGATCTTGTCCTGGGCGTCAAGCCTCACACGGATTTCTCTGTTCTCACGGTTCTTCTCATGGACAAAGATGTCGCTGGGCTGCAATATCTTAGAGATGGAACCTGGTACAATGTTCCAGCTGTGTGTAAGCACACCCTGCTGATCAACATTGGTTTTGCAATGGAG ATAATGACCAACGGGATCTTCACAGGGCCAGTGCATAGAGTTGTGACTAATGCCGATAAAGAGAGGATATCAGTGGCCATGTTCTATGGTGTGGACCCTGATCAAGAGATTGGGCCAATAGCTCATCTGTTGAGTGATGAGCAACCGGCACGGTACAGGAAAATGAAGGCCAAGGACTTACTAGTCACGCAACTTGAACATTTCTCTCAAGGCCGAGGAGCACGAATAGCCGATGCATTCAAGATCTAA
- the LOC125525918 gene encoding protein SRG1-like, protein MMAGGIGVSMESTGGARAPTTVQELAGALAAPVVPARYVARGQHDHDQQPATAVVAPIPVIDLGRLFKLDDTTASAEEAAKLRLALESWGLFLVTNHGVDAAVMDGMMAASREFFQRPPEEKQRYTNLIGGERFQLEGYGTDQVSSPDQILDWSDRLFLKVEPEDERSLALWPAHPETFRDLLDEFTNKCGEVKDGLLRAMSKLLELHDDYFVDQLGERADTYVRFSYYPECPRPELVFGLKPHSDGSVLTVLMVDDVVGGLQLLRDGVWWDVPVVPHTLLVNVGDQTEIISNGIFKSPVHRVVTNAKKERLLVVLFYSARSEREIEPATQLVDEKRPVLYRKIEVKDYIAGLYEHVSQGTMVIDTVKIF, encoded by the exons ATGATGGCTGGTGGGATTGGTGTATCTATGGAAAGCACGGGGGGagcgagagcgcccacgacggtGCAGGAGCTGGCCGGCGCCCTCGCCGCGCCCGTCGTGCCGGCCCGGTACGTCGCGCGCGGACAACACGACCACGACCAGCAGCCTGCGACGGCGGTAGTGGCGCCAATCCCTGTCATCGACCTCGGCCGCCTTTTCAAGCTGGACGACACCACCGCTTCTGCCGAGGAGGCAGCGAAGCTCCGGCTGGCGCTTGAGTCGTGGGGTCTCTTCCTG GTGACTAACCACGGCGTAGATGCCGCCGTGATGGATGGCATGATGGCCGCTTCGAGGGAGTTCTTTCAGCGGCCACCGGAAGAGAAGCAGAGATACACCAACCTGATCGGCGGCGAGCGGTTCCAGCTCGAGGGGTACGGGACCGACCAGGTGAGCTCGCCGGACCAGATCCTAGACTGGTCCGACCGCCTCTTCCTCAAGGTGGAGCCGGAGGACGAACGGAGCCTCGCCCTCTGGCCGGCGCATCCCGAAACCTTCAG GGATCTTCTTGACGAGTTCACGAATAAATGTGGGGAAGTGAAGGATGGTCTGCTCCGGGCAATGTCAAAGCTGCTGGAGCTCCACGATGACTACTTCGTGGACCAGCTTGGGGAGAGAGCTGACACTTATGTTAGATTCAGCTACTACCCAGAGTGCCCAAGGCCGGAGCTCGTGTTCGGCCTTAAGCCCCACTCTGATGGGAGTGTTCTTACCGTGCTCATGGTCGATGACGTTGTTGGTGGCCTGCAACTCCTTAGAGACGGCGTTTGGTGGGATGTACCGGTCGTGCCCCACACCCTACTGGTCAACGTAGGAGACCAAACTGAG ATAATAAGCAATGGGATCTTCAAAAGCCCTGTGCATAGGGTTGTCACAAATGCTAAGAAAGAGAGGTTATTAGTGGTTTTGTTCTACTCCGCTCGTTCTGAAAGAGAGATCGAGCCAGCTACTCAGCTGGTAGACGAGAAGAGGCCGGTGTTGTACAGAAAGATCGAGGTCAAGGACTACATTGCTGGACTCTATGAACATGTCTCTCAAGGGACAATGGTTATCGACACGGTGAAAATATTCTAA
- the LOC125522133 gene encoding uncharacterized protein LOC125522133, with amino-acid sequence METRSGRRRSPPPPPPPHVAHRRRSPQDADLISDLPDDVLLLVLVRLRCVRAAARTGLLSRRWRGLWTCLPDLTFRGVPPATVESALASFAASPTLPLLDICIRVGHTAAQASSLLRAAAVLSPAELFFDFPGSSKVVLSQMDRIELPCFDRTILIKLETWFCVMPPPAGEFTALERLSLKACILNLGTFTPQSAGEFPALKTLALDGDIVDLGTFLNRCPRLHNITRLSWQELVFTHLIDTLYDQKYRNVNLPCFPHAVSIKIKLYQICFTRLLGGKFSKLDSMILKGCIIHDLSTLVSLCPCLRVLKVKAGMSKCEITIHSTSLQEIVLYYYTECRGVDIVTPMLKQLTMDFEADKDINVFISAPMLESVSLERSYIGLPIVFDFWHLHSLSLDRQGLVRNNHVLYVSMYALNSSSVELDFAQEIEKILITDFSVLDLSLEAKGHVYGATLLRLFSVPRVHTGLKLLKVILLRLRKSEVVQSCPGNCQCDSPKNWRSQSISMVHLEEVEIKGLKGEDHDFDVLKLILRCAPSLKRMTVELETGIKSHGHGDCTKEINSISLEYPSVDFHVYLQGNQQHAFSSRS; translated from the exons ATGGAAACGAGATCGGGGCGTCGCCGCTCGcctccaccgccaccgccgccgcatgTAGCTCACCGCCGCCGTAGTCCACAAGATGCCGACCTCATCAGCGACCTCCCCGACGATGTCCTCCTCCTGGTGCTGGTGCGCCTGCGCTGCGTCCGTGCCGCCGCGCGCACCGGGCTCCTCTCGCGCCGGTGGCGCGGCCTCTGGACCTGCCTCCCGGATCTCACCTTCCGTGGCGTCCCGCCCGCCACCGTTGAATCGGCGCTCGCCAGTTTCGCTGCTTCGCCGACATTGCCCCTCCTCGACATCTGCATCCGGGTGGGACATACAGCTGCCCAAGCCAGCTCGTTGCTGCGCGCCGCCGCTGTACTctctccggcggagctattcTTCGACTTCCCGGGGTCTAGTAAGGTAGTTCTGAGCCAGATGGACCGCATCGAGCTGCCGTGCTTCGACCGCACCATATTGATCAAGCTGGAGACCTGGTTCTGCGTCATGCCGCCGCCGGCCGGCGAGTTCACTGCGCTGGAGAGGCTGTCCCTCAAAGCCTGCATCCTGAACCTTGGCACCTTTACGCCACAGTCAGCTGGCGAGTTCCCCGCGCTCAAGACGCTGGCCCTTGACGGCGACATTGTTGACCTTGGCACCTTCCTGAACCGCTGCCCACGATTGCACAACATCA CGAGGCTCTCCTGGCAAGAGCTCGTCTTCACTCACCTAATTGACACACTATATGACCAGAAGTATAGGAATGTCAACCTGCCCTGTTTTCCCCATGCCGTCTCGATCAAGATTAAACTGTATCAAATCTGCTTCACACGGCTTCTTGGTGGCAAGTTCTCCAAGCTCGACAGTATGATCCTTAAAGGATGCATCATCCACGACCTTAGCACCTTGGTTTCCCTCTGCCCATGCCTTCGTGTGCTGAAGGTGAAGGCAGGTATGTCCAAATGTGAGATCACGATCCATTCAACATCGCTGCAGGAGATTGTCCTGTATTACTATACGGAATGCCGTGGCGTTGACATTGTGACTCCCATGCTTAAGCAATTGACAATGGATTTTGAGGCTGACAAAGACATCAATGTGTTCATATCGGCACCAATGCTGGAGAGTGTCTCGTTGGAACGCTCTTATATAGGTTTGCCCATTGTGTTTGATTTTTGGCACCTTCACTCTCTGAGCTTAGATAGACAGGGGTTGGTCAGAAACAACCATGTCCTCTATGTTTCCATGTATGCCTTG AATTCCTCGAGTGTAGAACTGGACTTTGCCCAAGAAATAGAGAAAATTCTGATTACCGACTTCTCTGTATTGGACCTAAGCCTCGAGGCAAAGGGGCACGTGTATGGGGCAACTTTGTTGCGTCTCTTTAGCGTGCCCCGGGTTCATACTGGTTTGAAATTGCTGAAGGTCATCCTACTGAGATTGAGGAAGTCCGAG GTGGTACAATCATGCCCAGGGAATTGTCAATGTGATTCTCCCAAAAATTGGAGAAGCCAAAGTATCTCCATGGTTCATCTAGAAGAAGTGGAAATCAAAGGCCTAAAAGGAGAAGATCATGACTTTGATGTCTTGAAATTGATTCTTAGATGTGCACCGTCTCTTAAAAGGATGACCGTGGAACTGGAAACTGGGATTAAATCACATGGCCACGGAGATTGCACCAAGGAAATCAACAGCATCTCACTGGAGTATCCTTCCGTGGATTTTCATGTTTATCTCCAAGGAAATCAACAGCATGCGTTTTCATCACGCTCCTAG